The genome window TGCGCTGGAACACGCCGTTGAAGAACATGGAGCCGGCCGAAGTGCAAGACTTGCTGCACGGCGACGGCAAGAAGTTCGTCGGCGTGTTGGCGTTGCTCGATGACGAATATGCCGCAGCGACTCCGGCGAAGCGCGAGGCGCTCGATCCGTTTCGGACGAGCATCCCGTGCGCCGTGTGCCACGGCTCGCGCTTGCGGCCCGAGGCCCGAGCCGTGCGGCTTGCCGGCGAGACGATTCAATCGATCAGCGACATGCCGGTGGCGAGCTCGCGGCCGTTCTTCGCGGGCTTGAGGTTCGCCGCGGAGCAAGAGCCGATCGCGCGGCCGATCGTCGGCGAGATCTTGAAGCGGCTGGCATTCTTAGAGCAAGTCGGCATCGGCTACCTGACGTTGTCTCGCGCCGCCGATACGCTCAGCGGCGGGGAGTTGCAACGGATTCGCCTCGCTACGGGGATCGGCACCGGCCTCGTCGGTACTTGCTATATCCTCGATGAGCCTTCGATCGGCTTGCATCCGCGCGACAACCAACGCCTAATCGACGCGCTGCGCGCCTTGCAGCGCTTAGGCAATACGCTCATCGTCGTCGAGCACGACGAAGCGATCATGCGGCAAGCTGATCATCTGATCGACATGGGGCCCGGCGCGGGACGGCATGGGGGGCGCATCGTCGCGCTGGGCACGCCGGCCGAAGTCGCCGCGCGCGAAGACTCGCTCACCGGCGGCTACCTTTCCGGTCGGCTTTCGATTCCGGTTCCCGCGACTCGCCGCAAGACGAACCAGAAGCGCATGCTCACCATCGAAGGAGCCGGAGCGAACAATCTGCAAGACGTCACGGCGAAGTTCCCGCTCGGCACGCTGACATGCGTCACCGGCGTGAGCGGTTCGGGCAAGAGCTCGCTGGTGAACGAGACGCTCGTGCGCGCCGTGCGCCGCGAGTTGCTCGGCGCCGGGCCGAAGCCGGGGCCGTTTCGCAAGTTGCTCGGGCTCCAGCAGATCGACAAGCTCATCGAGGTCGACCAATCGCCGATCGGCCGAACGCCGCGCAGCAACCCGGCAACCTATACGGGCTTGTTCGACGAGATCCGCAAGGTGTTTGCCGCCACGCGCGAAGCGAAGCAAAAAGGTTACAAAGTCGGACGGTTCAGCTTCAATCTCGCCGGCGGCCGATGCGAAGAGTGTGAAGGGCAGGGGGTTCGCAAAATCGAAATGAACTTCCTACCCGACCTCTACGTGCCGTGCGAGACGTGCAACGGGGCGCGGTTCAATCGGCAGACGCTGGCCGTGCGCTATCGCGATCGTTCGATCGCCGATGTGCTTGATATGCCGGTCGACGAAGCGGCCGACTTCTTCGAGAACTTCCCGGCGATCCACCGGATGCTCGTCTCGCTCCGCGAAGTCGGGCTCGGCTATGTGACGCTCGGGCAAAACTGCACGACTCTTTCCGGCGGCGAAGCGCAGCGCATCAAGCTCGCCGCCGAACTCGCACGAACCGCCACGGGCAACACCCTCTACGTGCTCGATGAACCGACGACGGGCTTGCACTTCGACGATGTACGCCGGCTGCTCGACGTGCTGGGTCGGTTGGTCGATTTGGGGAATACCGTGATTGTGATCGAGCACAACGTCGACGTGATGAAGAGCGCCGATTGGATCATCGACATCGGGCCCGAAGGGGGCGCGGCGGGAGGAAGAATCACGGCGACCGGCACGCCGGAAGAGATCGCGGCGCTCGACGACAACGCGACCGGGCAGTATCTCCGCGAAGCGCTGCAAGCGCGCGGCACCTCGGCCTAAGGCAAGCTGCCGGCGTGAGTCTGCTAGCGATGTCGTTTTGATTTCGACGCCGTGGTCGAATCTCGCGTCGAGGCCTTGCTTCGTCTCTCGTTGCCGGCAATACCGGCTTTTGTCTTCTTGACCGGTAGCAGGCATGTATTTATAGTCCCCGCCGAATTCGGGGCATTTAAATATCGCGTGTGGTTGCTGCGATGGTCTTCAGCTCACGATTGTTTCTGTTTCT of Planctomycetia bacterium contains these proteins:
- the uvrA gene encoding excinuclease ABC subunit UvrA, encoding MTPSAAAAAGALAAEPAVEQVEQEYIRVRGARVHNLQNIDVDIPRDQLTVVTGPSGSGKSSLAFDTVFAEGQRLFVESLSVYVRQFLTQLQRPDVDLIEGLQPTISIDQRAGSQNPRSTVATVTEIHDYLRLLMARIGEPHCPHCNEPIKRQSPEQIVDALAKLPVGSKVILLAPLVRGRKGKHQEELDTIRKAGFVRVRVDGMVCELDQVPELAPRKAHTIEAIVDRLIVRDNLRPRLAESVQLALKHGAGVLTILSAIGTGPAAVQTAPPTANGGANTGNGKNGGHGAAPKAATAPKPAAPAAKKPAPPVVPAAASNQPAPEAPVSDWHEELFSTLQACPSCRMSFEELEPRTFSFNSPYGACQACEGLGSRSGFDPELVAPDRTLALGNGAIAPWSEAAPADVERHRHDLAEFLAVHHVRWNTPLKNMEPAEVQDLLHGDGKKFVGVLALLDDEYAAATPAKREALDPFRTSIPCAVCHGSRLRPEARAVRLAGETIQSISDMPVASSRPFFAGLRFAAEQEPIARPIVGEILKRLAFLEQVGIGYLTLSRAADTLSGGELQRIRLATGIGTGLVGTCYILDEPSIGLHPRDNQRLIDALRALQRLGNTLIVVEHDEAIMRQADHLIDMGPGAGRHGGRIVALGTPAEVAAREDSLTGGYLSGRLSIPVPATRRKTNQKRMLTIEGAGANNLQDVTAKFPLGTLTCVTGVSGSGKSSLVNETLVRAVRRELLGAGPKPGPFRKLLGLQQIDKLIEVDQSPIGRTPRSNPATYTGLFDEIRKVFAATREAKQKGYKVGRFSFNLAGGRCEECEGQGVRKIEMNFLPDLYVPCETCNGARFNRQTLAVRYRDRSIADVLDMPVDEAADFFENFPAIHRMLVSLREVGLGYVTLGQNCTTLSGGEAQRIKLAAELARTATGNTLYVLDEPTTGLHFDDVRRLLDVLGRLVDLGNTVIVIEHNVDVMKSADWIIDIGPEGGAAGGRITATGTPEEIAALDDNATGQYLREALQARGTSA